The following are encoded in a window of Kitasatospora fiedleri genomic DNA:
- a CDS encoding FecCD family ABC transporter permease yields MRTLRVGGWSVRYRPRALAVCAGAVLVALGVGVLALGRGDYPIAPGEVVRTLFGGGSVAEDFIVNQLRLPRVATALLVGAALALAGALFQTLVRNPLGSPDILGFTQGAATGALLVVVAGGSSAALAGGAVAGGLVTGVLIYALAWRGGVQGARLVLVGIGTAAILTGVNGYLLTRTQLMDAARAVLWLTGSLDGRGWEQARPLAVALAVLVPLVLLVCGPALRALELGDDAASGLGVRPERLRIALLGAAVLLASLAAAAAGPVNFLALTAPQLARRITRSPGPNLAASMCTGAALLVTADFAAQHLFGDRQLPVGVVTGVLGGGYLVWLLATQRRAGRL; encoded by the coding sequence ATGAGGACGTTGCGGGTCGGCGGGTGGTCGGTGCGGTACCGGCCGCGGGCGTTGGCGGTCTGCGCGGGGGCCGTACTGGTGGCGCTGGGGGTGGGGGTGCTGGCGCTCGGGCGCGGGGACTACCCGATCGCGCCCGGCGAGGTGGTGCGGACGCTGTTCGGCGGCGGGAGCGTCGCCGAGGACTTCATCGTCAACCAGCTGCGGCTGCCCCGGGTGGCCACCGCGCTGCTGGTCGGCGCGGCGCTGGCGCTGGCCGGGGCGCTGTTCCAGACGCTGGTGCGCAACCCGCTGGGCAGCCCGGACATCCTCGGGTTCACCCAGGGCGCGGCCACCGGCGCGCTGCTGGTCGTGGTGGCGGGCGGCTCCAGCGCCGCGCTGGCCGGCGGCGCGGTGGCGGGCGGGCTGGTCACCGGCGTGCTGATCTACGCGCTGGCCTGGCGCGGCGGCGTGCAGGGCGCCCGGCTGGTGCTGGTCGGCATCGGGACGGCGGCGATCCTCACCGGCGTCAACGGCTACCTGCTGACCCGCACCCAGCTGATGGACGCCGCCCGCGCGGTGCTCTGGCTGACCGGCAGCCTGGACGGCCGGGGCTGGGAGCAGGCCCGGCCGCTGGCGGTCGCGCTGGCCGTGCTCGTCCCGCTGGTGCTGCTGGTCTGCGGCCCCGCGCTGCGCGCCCTGGAGCTCGGCGACGACGCCGCGAGCGGGCTGGGCGTGCGTCCCGAGCGGCTGCGGATCGCGCTGCTGGGCGCCGCCGTGCTGCTCGCCTCGCTGGCCGCGGCGGCGGCCGGGCCGGTCAACTTCCTGGCCCTGACCGCCCCTCAGCTGGCCCGCCGGATCACCCGCTCGCCGGGCCCGAACCTGGCCGCCTCGATGTGCACCGGCGCCGCGCTGCTGGTCACCGCCGACTTCGCCGCGCAGCACCTGTTCGGCGACCGCCAGCTGCCGGTCGGCGTGGTCACCGGCGTGCTCGGCGGCGGCTACCTGGTCTGGCTGCTCGCCACCCAGCGCCGGGCCGGCCGCCTGTGA
- a CDS encoding lysylphosphatidylglycerol synthase transmembrane domain-containing protein, whose product MATVIQADESEESRTPPPPARAGRADRVRHPAALIRLVAGVCWILLVLLLAGYARSSVFGLDSDVARGLDLLPWPPAKLTAALCGAALLTVPLGFALDRVLRADGRRVADAVLAAVLAYGLSLGLDLLIGDLATLTHPLPVGPGRTDPVYGHLAPVLAFMTALGTAGRRRWRTALGVTLGLSGLSGLITGYATPLSLALALLLGWTTAHAARYAVGEPVASPTEGQIATALAGSGVRPDTVLTLGTGRYLVTQHDGRPDLDVHLLDRYAQASGLLGHLWLALRLRTAPRPLGLRPLRAGLEHQTLLGHAASAAGARTRLPVAVVELGPDAALVAYRRIDARPFAELFAEPAAPGDDPADGVPYDDLPDGPTDAELRDAWQQLALLQRRRIAHRSLSPNTVLLDAEGKVHLVGLARGEIAASELLLRLDVAGLLAVLAVHAGPERAVRAAIEVLGPGPVGTALPLLQPIALARDTRAALARHRNLTADLRAEVQRRMPQATAVPVRLERLRPRTLLTVAACVAVGYALLQFLFGSDGNPIALVAQSDPLWLAGAALWAAASYPVATFAFSGFVPEQLSFRATLAAQTAGSFVKVVAPGGVGGLALNTRYLQCAGIPTAQAMSSIGVSQLFGLVLHMLQLAVFSALVGVDGTPPGAESAPSAGGWVLWLAGAAGAVVAVSVAAVPSLRRRAQTLLRPLRAEVLPRLLDLAQQPGRLATGVAGQLLVSMCFVLCLYCCTRAVGQDPAFNAVAVSFLAGNAAGNVIPTPGGVGGVEALMPTMLTFTGHIDHAGAMASVVLFRLLTFMLPVLPGWAAFAWLKHRRAI is encoded by the coding sequence GTGGCCACGGTGATACAAGCCGACGAATCCGAGGAGTCCCGGACGCCCCCGCCCCCGGCGCGGGCCGGGCGGGCGGACCGCGTCCGCCACCCCGCCGCGCTGATCCGGCTGGTCGCCGGGGTCTGCTGGATTCTGCTGGTGCTGCTGCTGGCCGGGTACGCCCGGTCCTCCGTCTTCGGCCTGGACAGCGACGTGGCCCGCGGCCTCGACCTGCTGCCCTGGCCGCCCGCCAAGCTCACCGCCGCGCTGTGCGGCGCCGCGCTGCTCACCGTCCCGCTCGGCTTCGCCCTCGACCGGGTGCTGCGCGCCGACGGCCGCCGGGTCGCCGACGCCGTACTGGCCGCCGTCCTCGCCTACGGCCTCTCGCTCGGCCTGGACCTGCTGATCGGCGACCTCGCCACCCTCACCCACCCGCTGCCCGTCGGCCCCGGCCGCACCGACCCGGTGTACGGGCACCTCGCGCCGGTGCTGGCCTTCATGACCGCCCTGGGCACCGCCGGGCGGCGGCGCTGGCGCACCGCGCTGGGCGTCACGCTCGGCCTGTCCGGCCTGTCCGGGCTGATCACCGGGTACGCCACCCCGCTGTCGCTGGCGCTGGCCCTGCTGCTGGGCTGGACCACCGCGCACGCCGCCCGGTACGCCGTCGGCGAGCCGGTCGCCTCGCCCACCGAGGGCCAGATCGCCACCGCCCTGGCCGGCTCCGGCGTCCGCCCGGACACCGTGCTCACCCTGGGGACCGGCCGCTACCTGGTCACCCAGCACGACGGCCGTCCCGACCTCGACGTCCACCTGCTCGACCGGTACGCGCAGGCCAGCGGGCTGCTCGGCCACCTGTGGCTGGCGCTGCGGCTGCGCACCGCGCCCCGCCCGCTCGGCCTGCGCCCGCTGCGCGCCGGGCTGGAGCACCAGACCCTGCTCGGCCACGCCGCGTCCGCCGCCGGGGCCCGCACCCGGCTGCCCGTCGCGGTGGTCGAACTCGGCCCGGACGCCGCCCTGGTGGCCTACCGGCGGATCGACGCCCGGCCGTTCGCCGAACTCTTCGCCGAGCCGGCCGCGCCCGGCGACGACCCGGCGGACGGTGTCCCGTACGACGACCTCCCCGACGGCCCCACCGACGCCGAACTGCGCGACGCCTGGCAGCAGTTGGCGCTGCTCCAGCGGCGCCGGATCGCCCACCGCTCGCTCTCCCCGAACACCGTGCTGCTGGACGCCGAGGGCAAGGTCCACCTGGTCGGGCTGGCCCGCGGCGAGATCGCCGCGAGCGAACTGCTGCTGCGGCTGGACGTCGCCGGGCTGCTCGCCGTGCTGGCCGTGCACGCCGGGCCGGAACGGGCGGTGCGGGCCGCGATCGAGGTGCTCGGGCCCGGCCCGGTCGGCACCGCGCTGCCGCTGCTGCAACCGATCGCGCTGGCCCGCGACACCCGGGCCGCGCTGGCCCGGCACCGGAACCTGACCGCCGACCTGCGGGCCGAGGTGCAGCGCCGGATGCCGCAGGCCACCGCCGTGCCCGTCCGGTTGGAGCGGCTGCGCCCGCGCACCCTGCTCACCGTCGCCGCCTGCGTCGCGGTCGGGTACGCGCTGCTGCAGTTCCTGTTCGGCAGCGACGGCAACCCGATCGCCCTGGTCGCCCAGTCCGACCCGCTGTGGCTGGCCGGCGCGGCGCTCTGGGCGGCGGCCAGCTACCCCGTGGCGACCTTCGCGTTCAGCGGCTTCGTCCCCGAGCAGCTGTCGTTCCGCGCCACGCTGGCCGCCCAGACGGCCGGCTCGTTCGTGAAGGTGGTCGCGCCCGGCGGCGTCGGCGGCCTCGCCCTGAACACCCGCTACCTCCAGTGCGCGGGCATCCCCACCGCGCAGGCGATGTCCAGCATCGGCGTCAGCCAGCTGTTCGGCCTGGTGCTGCACATGCTCCAGCTCGCCGTGTTCAGCGCCCTGGTCGGCGTGGACGGCACCCCGCCCGGGGCCGAGTCCGCACCGTCGGCCGGCGGCTGGGTGCTCTGGCTGGCCGGGGCGGCCGGCGCGGTGGTCGCGGTGTCGGTCGCCGCGGTGCCCTCGCTGCGGCGGCGCGCCCAGACCCTGCTGCGGCCGCTGCGCGCCGAGGTGCTGCCGCGCCTGCTCGACCTGGCCCAGCAGCCCGGACGGCTGGCCACCGGGGTGGCCGGGCAGCTGCTGGTGTCGATGTGCTTCGTGCTGTGCCTGTACTGCTGCACCCGGGCGGTCGGCCAGGACCCGGCCTTCAACGCCGTCGCGGTGAGCTTCCTGGCCGGGAACGCGGCGGGCAACGTGATCCCGACGCCGGGCGGCGTGGGCGGGGTCGAGGCCCTGATGCCCACCATGCTGACGTTCACCGGGCACATCGACCACGCCGGTGCGATGGCCTCCGTCGTGCTGTTCCGGCTGCTCACCTTCATGCTGCCGGTGCTGCCGGGCTGGGCCGCCTTCGCCTGGCTCAAGCACCGCCGGGCGATCTGA
- a CDS encoding tyrosine-protein phosphatase, which produces MAAHEERRLDWDGCLNVRDLGLLPTRDGRRTRTGAVVRADNLDRLTAEGQHALLGYGVRTVVDLRDAAEYRPLLPAPDGVDLVRVPLDALAGPDWWARFGALDGTPLSFRPYLDHCRPAVSELVAAVARARPGAVVVHCGAGRDRTGLAALVLLALAGATPAAIAEDYLLSAANLRPMWALLDRPEEEAGIARVLADADTTPERALHEVLAEFDAEQWLPAGDVAAVRARLLG; this is translated from the coding sequence GTGGCAGCGCACGAGGAACGGCGGCTCGACTGGGACGGCTGCCTGAACGTCCGCGACCTCGGCCTGCTGCCCACCCGGGACGGGCGGCGCACCCGCACCGGCGCGGTGGTCCGCGCCGACAACCTCGACCGGCTCACCGCCGAGGGCCAGCACGCGCTGCTCGGGTACGGCGTGCGCACCGTCGTCGACCTGCGCGACGCCGCCGAGTACCGGCCGCTGCTGCCCGCCCCCGACGGCGTCGACCTGGTCCGCGTCCCGCTCGACGCGCTGGCCGGGCCCGACTGGTGGGCCCGGTTCGGTGCCCTGGACGGCACCCCGCTCTCGTTCCGCCCCTACCTCGACCACTGTCGGCCGGCCGTCTCCGAGCTGGTCGCCGCCGTCGCCCGGGCCCGCCCCGGCGCCGTCGTGGTGCACTGCGGGGCCGGCCGCGACCGCACCGGCCTGGCCGCCCTGGTCCTGCTCGCCCTGGCCGGGGCCACGCCCGCCGCGATCGCCGAGGACTACCTGCTCTCCGCCGCCAACCTGCGGCCGATGTGGGCGCTCCTCGACCGCCCCGAGGAGGAGGCCGGCATCGCCCGCGTCCTCGCCGACGCCGACACCACCCCCGAGCGGGCGCTGCACGAGGTCCTCGCCGAGTTCGACGCCGAGCAGTGGCTGCCCGCCGGGGACGTCGCCGCCGTCCGGGCCCGGCTGCTGGGCTGA
- a CDS encoding NUDIX domain-containing protein: MADTPEFASREEWLASLHRVYAAAGCLITDPDGRVLIVKPGYRPGWQFVGGTVDLGEDPRQCATRELHEETGLHREAGDLLTVAWTNPSGELDHPACHFLFDLGVFPADTPITLPPGELDAYRWAPVPEALALVGPARALRLEAALAARADGRTRVVTAPNSGW; this comes from the coding sequence ATGGCCGACACCCCCGAGTTCGCCTCCCGCGAGGAGTGGCTCGCCTCCCTGCACCGCGTCTACGCCGCCGCGGGCTGCCTGATCACCGACCCCGACGGCCGGGTCCTGATCGTCAAGCCGGGCTACCGCCCCGGCTGGCAGTTCGTCGGCGGCACCGTCGACCTCGGCGAGGACCCGCGGCAGTGCGCGACCCGCGAACTCCACGAGGAGACCGGGCTGCACCGCGAGGCCGGCGACCTGCTGACCGTCGCCTGGACCAACCCGAGCGGCGAACTCGACCACCCCGCCTGCCACTTCCTCTTCGACCTGGGCGTCTTCCCGGCCGACACCCCGATCACCCTCCCGCCGGGCGAACTCGACGCCTACCGCTGGGCCCCCGTCCCCGAGGCGCTCGCCCTGGTCGGTCCGGCCCGCGCCCTGCGCCTCGAAGCGGCCCTCGCCGCCCGGGCGGACGGCCGCACCCGGGTCGTGACCGCCCCGAACTCCGGCTGGTGA
- a CDS encoding protein kinase domain-containing protein: MIGRALNGRYELGEILGVGGMATVYRALDHQLGRPVAVKVLNGGLADDPRFAERFAREARSAALLAHPRIVTVFDSGVDQGSPYLVMELVHGATLGRVIAEQGVLPVERAVGTAAAVLDALAAAHAQGLVHRDIKPGNIMITQDGGVKVVDFGIARAGSSAGQQLTQTASVLGTAAYLSPEQATAGRVDGRADLYAVGCVLYEMLVGAPPFTADTPVAVTFKHVTEYPLAVSAHRPDVPPALDAAILRLLAKHPDERPADARSAAAELLAAVPAGPVDRAAELLGGATRVLPPVPAAAFPAAPPQQPYPPQPQQPWAEPQRTSVLPPVAAPLLSPSRFAEEEPAPRHGRNPLVYAGVGAAVFVCVAGIVAFSLSGGGDPAPAAASTPAPTAAAATTAAPPPSRSPSPSASPSPSASASGKPSTSPKPSTSPKGGALVGQLAQLRADVAQAEFSRDRDKQDDLTGLLDEATRAVNDRHPSDAEDSLKDAQKLVRDLQRHKAAAAPLLAGWQVRLGALVAAVHAQAAQQDD, from the coding sequence ATGATCGGACGCGCACTGAACGGGCGCTACGAGCTCGGCGAGATCCTCGGCGTCGGGGGCATGGCCACGGTGTACCGCGCCCTGGACCACCAGCTGGGCCGCCCGGTGGCGGTCAAGGTACTCAACGGCGGCCTGGCCGACGACCCGCGGTTCGCCGAGCGGTTCGCCCGCGAGGCCAGGTCGGCCGCGCTGCTGGCGCACCCGCGGATCGTCACGGTCTTCGACTCCGGCGTCGACCAGGGCTCCCCGTACCTGGTGATGGAGCTGGTGCACGGCGCGACCCTGGGCCGGGTGATCGCCGAGCAGGGCGTCCTGCCGGTGGAGCGCGCCGTGGGCACCGCCGCCGCGGTGCTGGACGCGCTGGCCGCCGCGCACGCCCAGGGCCTGGTGCACCGGGACATCAAGCCCGGCAACATCATGATCACCCAGGACGGCGGGGTGAAGGTCGTCGACTTCGGCATCGCCCGGGCCGGCTCCTCGGCCGGCCAGCAGCTCACCCAGACCGCCTCGGTGCTGGGCACCGCCGCCTACCTCTCCCCGGAGCAGGCCACCGCCGGCCGGGTCGACGGCCGCGCCGACCTGTACGCGGTGGGCTGCGTGCTGTACGAGATGCTGGTCGGCGCCCCGCCGTTCACCGCCGACACCCCGGTCGCGGTGACCTTCAAGCACGTCACCGAGTACCCGCTCGCGGTCTCCGCGCACCGCCCCGACGTGCCGCCCGCGCTGGACGCCGCGATCCTCCGGCTGCTGGCCAAGCACCCGGACGAGCGCCCCGCCGACGCGCGGTCCGCCGCCGCCGAACTGCTGGCCGCCGTCCCGGCCGGGCCGGTCGACCGCGCCGCCGAGCTGCTCGGCGGCGCGACCCGGGTGCTGCCGCCCGTCCCCGCGGCCGCCTTCCCCGCCGCCCCGCCGCAGCAGCCGTACCCGCCGCAGCCGCAGCAGCCGTGGGCCGAGCCGCAGCGCACCTCGGTGCTGCCGCCGGTGGCGGCCCCGCTGCTCTCCCCGTCCCGCTTCGCGGAGGAGGAGCCCGCGCCCCGGCACGGCCGCAACCCGCTGGTGTACGCGGGCGTCGGCGCGGCGGTGTTCGTCTGCGTGGCGGGCATCGTGGCGTTCTCGCTCAGCGGCGGCGGCGACCCCGCCCCGGCGGCCGCGTCCACCCCCGCGCCGACGGCCGCCGCCGCCACCACCGCGGCCCCGCCCCCGTCGCGGTCCCCGTCGCCGTCGGCCTCCCCGTCGCCGTCGGCGTCCGCGTCCGGGAAGCCCAGCACCTCGCCCAAGCCCTCCACGTCGCCCAAGGGCGGCGCCCTGGTCGGCCAGCTCGCCCAGCTGCGGGCCGACGTGGCGCAGGCCGAGTTCAGCCGGGACCGGGACAAGCAGGACGACCTGACCGGGCTGCTGGACGAGGCGACCCGGGCCGTCAACGACCGGCACCCGTCCGACGCCGAGGACTCCCTCAAGGACGCCCAGAAGCTGGTCCGCGACCTCCAGCGCCACAAGGCCGCGGCGGCCCCGCTGCTGGCGGGCTGGCAGGTCCGGCTCGGCGCCCTGGTCGCGGCGGTGCACGCCCAGGCCGCCCAGCAGGACGACTGA
- a CDS encoding ABC transporter ATP-binding protein, whose product MAQPEPRLAGRDLTLAYDKRTIAEGLTVDIPDHSFTVVVGPNACGKSTLLRALSRTLKPVAGQVLLDGRSIATLPAKQVARTLGLLPQSSIAPDGITVAELVSRGRYPHQGVLRQWSTEDERVVAEAMADTGVAELADRPVDELSGGQRQRVWIAMALAQQTPLLLLDEPTTYLDIAHQMEVLDLCARLHQEQGRTLVAVLHDLNQAARYATHLVALRDGRLVAAGPPQEVVTAELVEEVFRLPCRVIPDPETGTPLVVPSAKRRAPAQS is encoded by the coding sequence ATGGCCCAGCCCGAGCCGCGCCTGGCCGGCCGCGACCTGACCCTCGCCTACGACAAGCGCACCATCGCCGAGGGCCTGACCGTCGACATCCCCGACCACTCCTTCACCGTGGTGGTCGGCCCGAACGCCTGCGGCAAGTCCACCCTGCTGCGCGCGCTGTCCCGGACGCTCAAGCCGGTCGCCGGGCAGGTGCTGCTGGACGGGCGGTCGATCGCCACGCTGCCCGCCAAGCAGGTCGCCCGGACCCTGGGCCTGCTGCCGCAGTCGTCCATCGCCCCGGACGGCATCACCGTCGCCGAGCTGGTCTCCCGCGGCCGCTACCCGCACCAGGGCGTGCTGCGGCAGTGGTCGACCGAGGACGAGCGGGTGGTGGCCGAGGCGATGGCCGACACCGGCGTCGCCGAACTCGCCGACCGGCCGGTGGACGAGCTCTCCGGCGGCCAGCGCCAGCGGGTCTGGATCGCGATGGCGCTGGCCCAGCAGACCCCGCTGCTGCTGCTCGACGAGCCCACCACCTACCTGGACATCGCGCACCAGATGGAGGTCCTCGACCTGTGCGCCCGCCTGCACCAGGAGCAGGGCCGCACCCTGGTCGCCGTCCTGCACGACCTCAACCAGGCCGCCCGCTACGCCACCCACCTGGTCGCCCTGCGCGACGGCCGGCTGGTGGCGGCCGGTCCGCCGCAGGAGGTGGTCACCGCCGAACTGGTCGAGGAGGTCTTCCGGCTGCCCTGCCGGGTCATCCCCGACCCGGAGACCGGCACCCCGCTGGTCGTCCCGTCCGCCAAGCGCCGGGCCCCCGCCCAGTCCTGA
- a CDS encoding class I SAM-dependent DNA methyltransferase, whose product MTDFSLFDTRGYPTVDVRTGYAGWVDSYESTVQDAMDLDVLAALAVPRWADAATAVDLGCGTGRTGAWLRGRGVGAVDGVDLTPEMLARARERGAHRRLVEGDLAATGLATGGYDLAACSLVDEHLPDLGPLYREAHRLVRPGGLFVLVGLHPAFIMAAGMPTHYDGPDGPIAITTHVHLVSDHLTAGLAAGWRLAEMREEVVGDRWTALKPKWERHRGQPVSAAYVWRSEQG is encoded by the coding sequence ATGACGGACTTCTCGCTGTTCGACACCCGCGGCTACCCCACCGTCGACGTCCGCACCGGCTACGCCGGGTGGGTCGACAGCTACGAGAGCACCGTGCAGGACGCGATGGACCTCGACGTGCTGGCGGCGCTCGCCGTCCCGCGCTGGGCCGACGCCGCCACCGCCGTCGACCTCGGCTGCGGCACCGGCCGCACCGGCGCCTGGCTGCGCGGGCGCGGCGTCGGCGCGGTGGACGGGGTCGACCTCACCCCCGAGATGCTCGCCCGCGCCCGCGAGCGCGGCGCGCACCGGCGGCTGGTCGAGGGCGACCTCGCCGCGACCGGCCTGGCCACCGGCGGCTACGACCTGGCCGCCTGCTCCCTCGTCGACGAGCACCTCCCCGACCTCGGCCCGCTCTACCGCGAGGCCCACCGGCTGGTCCGCCCCGGCGGCCTGTTCGTGCTGGTCGGCCTGCACCCCGCCTTCATCATGGCCGCGGGCATGCCCACCCACTACGACGGCCCGGACGGCCCGATCGCCATCACCACCCACGTCCACCTGGTCAGCGACCACCTCACGGCCGGGCTGGCGGCGGGCTGGCGGCTCGCCGAGATGCGCGAGGAGGTGGTCGGCGACCGGTGGACGGCCCTCAAGCCCAAGTGGGAGCGCCACCGCGGCCAGCCGGTCTCGGCGGCGTACGTCTGGCGGAGCGAGCAGGGGTAG
- a CDS encoding RNA polymerase sigma factor: MWRVHRAEHHGADDGERLDRPSGPDRPPARRADLAAAVRAAQAGDEEAFRVLFRAVQPGLLRYLRVLVGGRAEDAEDIASEAWLQIARDLPGFRGDADGFRGWAATVARNRAMDHLRRVRRRPVADLPVEYLAELAAAEDTAGQAMATVATSDALALIASLPPDQAEAVLLRVVLGLDAESAAKVLGKRSGSVRMAAHRGLKRLARVLEQSGGAAAGVPRRAAGGAAGGAAGGAAGGTAGGTTAGTAGGTAGEKVSARGVTPAQVPTLKDMR; the protein is encoded by the coding sequence ATGTGGCGGGTGCACAGAGCTGAACACCACGGGGCGGACGACGGGGAGCGGCTCGACCGCCCCTCCGGACCGGACCGTCCGCCCGCCCGGCGGGCCGACCTCGCCGCGGCCGTCCGCGCCGCCCAGGCGGGCGACGAGGAGGCGTTCCGGGTCCTGTTCCGGGCCGTCCAGCCGGGGCTGCTGCGCTACCTGCGGGTGCTGGTCGGCGGGCGGGCCGAGGACGCCGAGGACATCGCGTCCGAGGCGTGGCTGCAGATCGCCCGCGACCTGCCGGGCTTCCGCGGCGACGCGGACGGGTTCCGCGGCTGGGCCGCGACGGTGGCCCGCAACCGGGCGATGGACCACCTGCGCCGGGTGCGCCGCCGACCGGTCGCCGACCTGCCGGTGGAGTACCTCGCCGAACTGGCCGCCGCCGAGGACACCGCGGGCCAGGCGATGGCCACCGTCGCCACCTCCGACGCGCTCGCGCTGATCGCCTCGCTGCCGCCCGACCAGGCCGAGGCGGTGCTGCTGCGGGTGGTGCTCGGGCTGGACGCGGAGAGCGCCGCGAAGGTGCTCGGCAAGCGCTCCGGCAGCGTCCGGATGGCCGCCCACCGCGGGCTCAAGCGGCTGGCCCGGGTGCTGGAGCAGAGCGGGGGAGCCGCCGCCGGGGTGCCCCGCCGGGCGGCCGGCGGAGCCGCGGGCGGGGCAGCGGGCGGAGCCGCAGGTGGGACGGCAGGTGGGACGACTGCCGGGACGGCCGGGGGAACGGCCGGGGAAAAAGTTTCCGCGCGGGGTGTGACACCGGCGCAGGTGCCGACGCTGAAGGACATGAGATGA
- a CDS encoding FecCD family ABC transporter permease gives MSTTGSLPIPGAATPARRGSPRTLGLAAGLLVLLAVLVLSLGLGARQLSPAGVWHGLLDPNAPEYTVVHRMRLPRTLLGLLAGTALGLAGGVMQALTRNPLADPGLLGINAGASAAVATAAAVLGVTSFTGYVWWALAGAALVSVLVYAVGGGRGATPARLALAGAALNATLYSYVSAVMLLDTASLDKMRFWTVGSLASAQTSTVLGILPFVALGALLALGLARPLNALALGDDAARALGARPAAIRAAAIVAVTLLCGAATAACGPIVFVGLMVPHLVRALTGPDLRWLLPYCAVLAPVLLLGADVLGRVLGRPGELQVGIVTAVLGGPFFLYFARRGKARA, from the coding sequence TTGAGCACCACCGGCTCCCTCCCGATACCCGGCGCCGCCACCCCCGCCCGCCGCGGCTCGCCCCGCACGCTCGGCCTGGCCGCCGGGCTGCTCGTGCTGCTGGCCGTCCTGGTGCTCAGCCTCGGCCTCGGCGCCCGGCAGCTGAGCCCCGCCGGGGTCTGGCACGGCCTGCTCGACCCGAACGCCCCCGAGTACACCGTCGTCCACCGGATGCGGCTGCCCCGCACCCTGCTCGGGCTGCTCGCCGGCACCGCGCTCGGCCTGGCCGGCGGCGTCATGCAGGCCCTCACCCGCAACCCGCTCGCCGATCCCGGCCTGCTCGGCATCAACGCCGGCGCCTCCGCCGCCGTCGCCACCGCCGCCGCCGTGCTCGGCGTCACCTCCTTCACCGGGTACGTCTGGTGGGCGCTGGCCGGGGCCGCCCTGGTCTCCGTCCTGGTGTACGCGGTCGGCGGCGGACGCGGCGCCACCCCCGCCCGGCTCGCGCTGGCCGGAGCCGCGCTCAACGCCACCCTCTACTCGTACGTCAGCGCCGTGATGCTGCTGGACACCGCCTCGCTCGACAAGATGCGCTTCTGGACGGTCGGCTCGCTGGCCAGCGCCCAGACCTCCACCGTGCTCGGCATCCTGCCGTTCGTCGCCCTCGGCGCGCTGCTCGCGCTCGGCCTGGCCCGTCCGCTCAACGCGCTCGCGCTCGGCGACGACGCGGCCCGGGCCCTCGGGGCCAGGCCGGCCGCGATCCGGGCCGCCGCGATCGTCGCCGTCACCCTGCTGTGCGGGGCGGCCACCGCCGCGTGCGGCCCGATCGTCTTCGTCGGCCTGATGGTCCCCCATCTGGTCCGCGCCCTCACCGGCCCCGACCTGCGCTGGCTGCTCCCGTACTGCGCCGTCCTGGCCCCCGTCCTGCTGCTCGGCGCGGACGTCCTCGGCCGCGTCCTGGGCCGCCCCGGCGAGCTCCAGGTCGGCATCGTCACGGCCGTCCTCGGCGGACCGTTCTTCCTGTACTTCGCACGACGGGGGAAGGCCCGCGCATGA
- a CDS encoding ABC transporter substrate-binding protein → MSSSPRLTRRGLLAAGGATALGAVLAACGSSGDGKASGGAGSGSTAAGGPWTFTDDRPQAVTAKTVPSRVVAFTGAAAALADFGLDKQLVGVFGETKSADGKADPQAGSLDVDKVEIIGNAWGEFSIEKYAALRPELLVTHMYDPGAYWYVPDESKDKILALAPQALISTGRVTITQPIEHYAKLAESLGADLKAQRVVDAKARFEKASEELRQAVKAAGGVKVMACSGSADLFYVSNPKVSCDLIYFAELGVEFIQPEKTDGGDYYEGLSWENAGKYPADLLLLDQRSTALQPKDLTAKPSWGQLPAVKAEQITPWDAVPRFSYAGFAPLIERLTAAIQKSRKLS, encoded by the coding sequence ATGTCGTCTTCCCCCCGCCTGACCCGCCGCGGCCTGCTCGCCGCGGGCGGAGCCACCGCCCTGGGCGCGGTCCTCGCCGCCTGCGGCTCCTCCGGCGACGGGAAGGCGTCCGGCGGGGCCGGGTCCGGCTCGACGGCGGCCGGCGGCCCGTGGACCTTCACCGACGACCGCCCGCAGGCCGTCACCGCGAAGACCGTTCCGAGCCGGGTGGTGGCCTTCACCGGCGCCGCCGCCGCGCTCGCCGACTTCGGCCTGGACAAGCAGCTGGTCGGCGTCTTCGGCGAGACCAAGTCGGCCGACGGCAAGGCCGACCCGCAGGCCGGCAGCCTGGACGTGGACAAGGTCGAGATCATCGGCAACGCCTGGGGCGAGTTCTCGATCGAGAAGTACGCGGCGCTGCGCCCCGAGCTGCTGGTGACCCACATGTACGACCCGGGCGCGTACTGGTACGTGCCGGACGAGTCCAAGGACAAGATCCTGGCGCTCGCCCCGCAGGCGCTGATCTCCACCGGCCGGGTGACCATCACCCAGCCGATCGAGCACTACGCCAAGCTCGCCGAGTCGCTGGGCGCGGACCTCAAGGCGCAGCGGGTCGTGGACGCCAAGGCCCGGTTCGAGAAGGCGTCCGAGGAGCTGCGGCAGGCGGTCAAGGCGGCCGGCGGCGTCAAGGTGATGGCCTGCTCCGGCAGCGCCGACCTGTTCTACGTCTCCAACCCGAAGGTCTCCTGCGACCTGATCTACTTCGCCGAGCTGGGCGTGGAGTTCATCCAGCCGGAGAAGACCGACGGCGGCGACTACTACGAGGGCCTGAGCTGGGAGAACGCCGGCAAGTACCCGGCCGACCTGCTGCTGCTCGACCAGCGCTCCACCGCCCTCCAGCCCAAGGACCTGACCGCCAAGCCCTCCTGGGGCCAGCTGCCCGCCGTCAAGGCCGAGCAGATCACCCCGTGGGACGCGGTGCCGCGGTTCTCGTACGCCGGGTTCGCCCCGCTGATCGAACGGCTGACCGCCGCGATCCAGAAGTCCCGCAAGCTGAGCTGA